From Camelina sativa cultivar DH55 chromosome 5, Cs, whole genome shotgun sequence:
ATTCAGCAACATGTTCAGTCAAATGGAAATGGTCATCATTTCATGAAACATATGTATAGGCTAGCTAGCATCACTACAGGACTAGAATTCATGTAATTAGCTTAAAACCAGAAAGACTCTCAGAAATTCTGCAGAACAACCATGTCTATCGTCGTCATTGCATACAGTTTCagtttatattagaaaatttctCTTTCCCCTTTGTTTTAGAGAACCACAGGAATTTAACTGGACACAGAAGGGACTAAAAGACTGAAGCCcaatatagaaaaatgtaaCAAGCAGTAATATGAAAGGAAAAATATAGAACAAGAATTACACACATGTCAAAGAATGGTtaataagagagagagtgataaaGTACGCAAATTGTTATATTTCAACCAACTAGAAGGTGAACAAGAAAAAGTGATTACAGAAACAAGTAAACTAACCTGAATTTCTCTTGGAAAAGTAGCACTAAACAACAATGTCTGTCTAATTCCACGGGGAGGCATATCCATTTGTTCAACAATCTTTCTAATTTGCGGTTCAAAACCCATGTCCAGCATCCTATCGGCCTCATCCAGAGCTAAAAATCTAATCATCTGCATAGAGACTCTAGCTCTCTCGAGTAAATCATTTAGTCGACCAGGAGTTGCCACaagaatatcaactcccctCTCAAGTTCCCTGAGCTGCACAAACAACAAGACACGAGATTAACATGCTGAAGTTTGAAAACAGAATAAGTAACACATAGAGTGAAAGACGCATGAAGCAAAACTCAGAAGTCAAaagctgaaacaaaaacaaactatatCTAAAACTATCTGCACATTATATACCTGCTGGTTAATAGGTGTTCCTCCATATGCAACAACAACCTTCACACCAGTTTGGTAGGAGAACTTTTTAGCCTCATCATGTATCTGCCAAAATATCACAATATAAGAGAATAGAAACTAACTTATACGGAGCGAATGGAATCTTGACATTAGGAAGAGAACACAAACCTGACTAGCCAACTCCCTGGTTGGTGAGAGAATGACTGCAAGAGGGTAAACTGTGCGTGAACCACGGGGTCTCTGTACATGCTGATCCTTCATAATTCCACTAATAATTGGAAAGCAAAAAGCAGCAGTCTTCCCAGAGCCAGTCTGAGCACAAGCCATCAAATCTCTCCCTTCAAGCAATATAGGGATAGCATGACGCTGTACAGGTGTTGGCTTAACATATTTGCATCTACGGATGTTAAGATTCAAGGCCTCCCCAAGATCAATCTCAGCGAATGTGTTAACAGGAGGAGGCACATTATCCCCACTAGTCTCAATCGGAATATCTTCATAGGCATCAAAATTAATAACGGTATTATCCTGCTCAGTAAAAGCTGGTTCTGGTTCGGAATCATCATTCTCAAAAGGGTTGACTTCACGTTCCCTACGATCCCAGCCTCCGCTTCTGTTGTTCCAACCACCACCTCCTCTTCCACCATAGCCATAGCCAGAACGACCAGCATCAGCCCTATAACCACCACCAACACCACCAGAACCAGCACTAGCACTAGGAGGAGCCCATCGAGACCCAGAAGGTGGACCACCAAAACCTACACGATCATTAGCCGGCAATGGAGCAGCAACAGGGTCAGAAGTAGGTTGCCTGTTCCTTAGATGTGGAGGAACATAAGCAGGTCGAGAAGGATGAGAATTCTGATTAGATGACCCAGAATTAGCATTCTCTGAGTCAGCCACATCAGCCCATGATGCACTCATAATCAAAAACACTAAATAACTTGCAAATCCCCAGCAAAAcgaaacctttttgttttactcttAATCAAAAATCTTCAATAAAACAACGAactcctggaaaaaaaaaacaataattcacAAGTAATCAGAAGCAGCTATGAACAGCTTTAAATAAGCGAGCGAATCCACAGaataaagaacaacaacacaaagacGAATTTGAAAAGTCTAGTCATGAGCATATATTCAAACGAATATAACAAACACAAATGCCAAGAGAATCACGCAAAGAGCAGCAGAGAAGCAACCCTAGCTTACAGGCTCGAATTCAATAGATTGAAGAAGATTCGACGAAATCAACGATAAACCCTAGAATCCTCTTTGGataaatttacctttttttttttagtttttgggatCGGACAGAGataaattagagagagagatacgtaatgaacgaacgaacgaacgatGCCTATTTGCGTACAGAGCGATAGAATCAAAATTCACAgagaaaaatagatttttttttttttttttttttgactttggTTCTTCtttcgtcctcttcttcttatcaaacaaacaaaaaaaaaatatttaagctcAAAGATTGCGTCCCGTTTTTATCAATCTTATATAGGATTCAGTTTCCAACTTGCGTGTCGGTTTGGTTGTTTTCTTCTAGATTGTATGTCggcgacttttttttttggactctCTCggcattttttttaaattaaaaaaaaaaaccgaaaattaaatttaactgTTGGACTTCAGAtaagttttctaattttcttaaaacaCTGACATATTTCAAAAGTAAGAAAGCATTACTTGTAAACTCACACTTCTTCTCTTATTCCATTTGGCCAAAATATTTGCCTGCGATGGTGATGAGCATATTTGCCATGGTGATGACTTGTTCGTCTACAACCTCCAATGCACGAAGACTCGCACACTTTCTCACAAGAGCTCTGAGACAAGCACAAGTATCAGCATCCAAAGGAGTGTCCACTGATGCACATAATGCTAATACCCATTTGCAGTCACTACTCTTCAATCCGCTCTCTTTCTCAACCAAACATATCTGCTTTCTCAGCTTTGATACCCGTGTCACTGAGTCCATTCCCTCTATCTCTGAAACCACCTCACCAAGTGACTCATCAGTGTCTGTGTGGAGACGCTTTTTGAATATCTCCATAAGCACCTCATCTAAAGACTCACTCGGCGACATTACTTCATCCTCGCATATGTTGTCAGTTTGCAATAAAGcctgttaaaaaaaactcatagcGCTTAACGTTCATATCTTATGGTCCACTCAGAGAAACCCTGATAGTATACAAGTTAGAAGAAAACGTTACCAAGCGAAGGTGTGAGAAGTCGGAAAGCAACAAGTCCTCCCATTCCTTCACTGGCAAAAGGTGCTCTGGGCATTTGCTGATTTCAGGAATTTGTGGCATGTAAACACTCTGCTCTTTCTGTATGTACTTGCTTCCATCGATCAGATCGGCTACTTTTACGTTTGGAATTCGCTTAGCCTCCCACCTACATTGCGGAAACAACTTATCCATATGTATGCCAAAATGCAGATACACCGAAAGATTGAAACAGAGTGACAAATATACCTGACTCGTCTTAAATATTCAAGCCCATCTTCTGGTGGTCCAGACTCAAAATCAGGTTCTCCATCCACCGCAAACGCAGGCCTCAAAATGCTATTGTAATCGTCATTATCTTCAGTCTCTTTCTCAACAGAATCTTCTTCGGTGCCTAAATTTTCTCATGAAGAAAAAAGGTCAAAATTGCTTTCTCAGTTTGATTGGGTAGTAACAAATACGATACTGCATAGAAACATAAAAGAACTAGGGCCATTGAAAAAAGATTTAGCTTTGGAAGGTTTTGATTGTATTAAAGTTGTATGAACATGTACAATTTTAGCCTAAAAACTCATGGCCATACACACTTTGAACCTAAGAACCTCTTTACACCCCTTTTACAATCTGAACTAAAGAATCTATATACAGAAAGAATGTTTTGTGTCTTAGAAAAGGGGACATTGGTGAACAAAGGACTTTGACAGAGTTATGAAACAAAGGACTTTTGACAGATTTCTGCAGCTCAATGCACAAAGATATTCACACGGTTTCGTCTTGGTACAGCCGATACGGGACctgtggaaaagaaaacaaaaggccCCTATCAAAACGACATTTTACTGGAAGTGGGAGAGAATGGATACAAGAAGAACTGATCTGGAATAAGGTAAGAGCTCTAGACCAGAAATAACAGACATCCAAATCGTCAGAAAGGCTAGAGGGCATTTAAAACACATTTCAGCGGCTTATATAGGGAAGAACCATAGACCCGACTGGATTTGTCTTTGATGACCATTTGAGTAAGAAAACAGTAGCAAAGAAAAAACCATTTGGGCAATCAGGTATAGCTTAAGGTAATCTATAGTTCGAGTGACATACTGTAATTAGACCTAAAGCTGTTGTCAACATGTTCAACTAACAACACAGTCAACAACACAAAATGCAGCAGATCAGATAAAAATAGACTAGTAAGTAGAAAGTTACCGAGGATACTGATGCCACTCTCTCTCGGATTAGACTTTGAACTCTTGTAATTCTTCAAATAAACTAAACCTTCGTACTCAGTAGCCAGCTCAGGTAGGAGCTTAGCATACATGTCACTCCACAGTTTCTTCTGATCCGCAATGTGGGCATACCTCATCGACTCCATTTGCTTCCTAGAGTACATAATGCGCGACTGCTTCCCATTCAAATCTCCCCAGTTACGAAAGTCAGAAACTTTACTTGAAGCATTTCCCTTTTCAATTGGTTTCTCCCCTGCAACCTTCTTATGCTTTCTTGGTGCATCCTTATCAGTTCCTGGTCTTTTAGGATGATCTTTACCTTTCTTGTAGAAAGGAACAACATCAAACAACGCAGTATCATCAACCAAATCGATATTCACAGATCTCCCAACAAAAGCATTATCCTTAACCCTCACTCTTTCCACCTTCTCATGCTTTTCTTTAGATCCCTTCCCATTCTTCTCCATCTTATGAACCTCAGAAGCCTTAGCGAGCGTGTCCACATCAACCTTCTTGTTAAAAATTGTCCCACCTTCGATTTCAGCCAACAAtcttctcttctcagcctcCAAAAGCATCTGAACATCAGAATCttgtcccttcttcttcttctcaaagtTCAAACTTCCTTTCGCATCAGAGATAGAAACAACGCACCCATCAGTCTCAACAACATCTTCTATCTTGCGCACATCATCTCCAAATTGATCGCCTTTTATAGAAATCTCAGATACTTCCTTACTCTGTTTCAGTTCCTCACCAACCTTATTCTCTTCAAGAAACGTTGAACCAGTTTCATCGACTCCAGGATACTCCACATCCATCGCCTCGGTAACTTCAAGACTCGTTTCGGAGAAAGAAACTTCAATAGAATCCGAATGgatgatttctccatctttctcgGAAAGAGAAGTAAAAGGCGAAGACTTTACTTGCTTCTTTGGGCTTATCATCTCTTCAACAGAGTCTTCGTTCTTTACTAGCGGTAAAGAATCGATCTTTAGCGAGTCTTCTGCAGATTCAACCCGAGTAATCGAAGTTTGCTCCGACCCAATACATTCACCGGAATTAATCGTCGTCATCACGGAGAgcggaagagagagagagagcagagcgagtgtgaaagagagagagagagaagctcaaTGAAGCGTTggcaaaagaaagcaaaacccTTGTCTCACGAATGATTAAATAAGCGAGAAACCGGTTTAGATAAACCGGAGAATTTCAATCTCAAACCGGTGACGGTTATtgaattaatcaaataaaaagggTATTACGGTAATAGTACGATATAAAAGAACTCGAAAGCTACAAACCACTCGCTTCTCACCCTCACGCGCCATCTCAAATTCGATCTTCTTTCACTGCACACAAAGCGAAGAGACAGAGAAgccatgagagagagagagagagagagagagagagagagagagagagagagagagagagagagagagagagagagagagagagagagagagagagagagagagagagagagagagagagagagagagagagagagagagagagagagagagagagagagagagagagagagagagagagagagagagagagagagagagagagagagagagagagagagagagagagagagagagagagagagagagagagagagagagagagaaagtgggGGAAAAAAGCGAAGAAGACGCAGATACCATTCAATTTAGGGTTAGGGCTTCCCCTAATTTGGAAACCTAGACCTGTTTCCGGATCGGACGAAACGAGAGAACGAAGTTAACGAGAATGGGCGCGAATTCTATTCCTGTGGATGCAACCATTGATCTCGATGAGCAGATCTCGCAGCTCATGCAGTGCAAGCCTCTCTCCGAGCAACAGGTTCCTGCAACTTTCTCCTTTGacgttttctcttctttggaCTTGGGTTGTATCGATGATtggatctgatttttattttttatgtttcgGAGTCGAaaggtttttttattattattattattcctctGTGTTTGAGGTTTCTTCGGGTATTGGGATTAGCAGATTTGATTTGGATGAGTTTCGATTATCATTTTGAAATGAACATCTTTCGGAAAAAATGTTAGATCTTGGCGTTTGTGTATATTCTCACGGATGTTCGTTTTCACCGCAGTTTTATGTGTTGGAGAATTTGGCTTTGCTTGCTTCTTAACGTAGAGTGATTAACCACATCTAAGCTCGTGTTTTTATGTGCCTGGTAATGTGATTTGATGTAGATGATAaaaaattttgtctttttttttcataactagCTTTTAGATTAGTGGGAAATGGCAGAAATGTTTTATGAAAACAGTTTTTGCTGGTGTGAGAGATATTGCAACTCAGTAATGGACCAATACTAGTAGCTGATATCAAGGATCAATACTTGTTGGGCTTTTTTTCTGTTACTGATTTTCCTGTTTGCTGCGTGTGTCAAGTTGATTTCTGTTAGTGTATTTCCaagtcatgttttttttaatagggaTTAATTACTGGTAATCCCGTATCTCCATACTAAGTTAAAGTGGTGAACGTCATATGAAGTATTGTGTTATTTTTCTTTAGGTTAGAGCATTATGTGAGAAAGCCAAGGAGATCTTAATGGATGAAAGCAACGTTCAGGTTAGTTCTTGGTCTTGCATATTTCTTTGGTTGAGTAATTCTGGTGATTATATTTTCAGTGTGGTAGATTGTGCTACTAGCCATGAATTTAATAACTCTTTCTGTTCCTGTTTGCAGCCTGTGAAAAGCCCTGTGACAATCTGCGGTGATATTCATGGACAGTTCCATGATCTTGCTGAGCTTTTCCGTATAGGAGGAATGGTAACATTTGTAAAATTTACTGAGATTCATTATAGAAGTTGGTCTACGAATTACCCTGTTCGTGCATTTTGGTTCTGTTACTGATTTTTGTTTGACCATGTATATTCCTTTCACTCTTTTTGCAGTGCCCTGATACCAATTATCTGTTTATGGGAGATTATGTGGACCGTGGTTATTATTCTGTTGAAACTGTTACGGTACGAGAATTAAATATTCagacttccttttcttttctcgtTAATGAGTAGGCTAATTATCTGGCAAGTCAGTCCGTGCCTTTTATattggtaaatatatatactggTTGCAGGatggatggtttttttttacagtgTGAATATTTTGGGTCTGAATATGAAGTATGTTAATACAATTTCTCGTTTTTATTCTGTTTCAAGCTGTTAGTCGCCTTAAAGATGCGATATCCTCAGCGAATCACTATTCTTAGAGGAATCATGAAAGCCGTCAGGTAAAGTAATCACTATTTTTATGTTTCGGTGTTTCCACTTGTAAACTCACCTTCTGATGTTAGATACAGTACTACATTGTGTCTCCATTCATTATCCATCGTTTAGATCTTGGTTAATATACGttgtttcttataaatttttg
This genomic window contains:
- the LOC104785115 gene encoding DEAD-box ATP-dependent RNA helicase 37; this translates as MSASWADVADSENANSGSSNQNSHPSRPAYVPPHLRNRQPTSDPVAAPLPANDRVGFGGPPSGSRWAPPSASAGSGGVGGGYRADAGRSGYGYGGRGGGGWNNRSGGWDRREREVNPFENDDSEPEPAFTEQDNTVINFDAYEDIPIETSGDNVPPPVNTFAEIDLGEALNLNIRRCKYVKPTPVQRHAIPILLEGRDLMACAQTGSGKTAAFCFPIISGIMKDQHVQRPRGSRTVYPLAVILSPTRELASQIHDEAKKFSYQTGVKVVVAYGGTPINQQLRELERGVDILVATPGRLNDLLERARVSMQMIRFLALDEADRMLDMGFEPQIRKIVEQMDMPPRGIRQTLLFSATFPREIQRLAADFLANYIFLAVGRVGSSTDLIVQRVEFVLDSDKRSHLMDLLHAQRENGIQGKQALTLVFVETKRGADSLENWLCINGFPATSIHGDRTQQEREVALKAFKSGRTPILVATDVAARGLDIPHVAHVVNFDLPNDIDDYVHRIGRTGRAGKSGLATAFFNDGNTSLARPLSELMQEANQEVPAWLTRYASRSSFGGGKNRRSGGRFGGRDFRREGSYSRGGGGNDYYGGGGGYGGGGGYGGGYGGAPSGGYGGETPSAWD
- the LOC104785117 gene encoding uncharacterized protein LOC104785117 produces the protein MTTINSGECIGSEQTSITRVESAEDSLKIDSLPLVKNEDSVEEMISPKKQVKSSPFTSLSEKDGEIIHSDSIEVSFSETSLEVTEAMDVEYPGVDETGSTFLEENKVGEELKQSKEVSEISIKGDQFGDDVRKIEDVVETDGCVVSISDAKGSLNFEKKKKGQDSDVQMLLEAEKRRLLAEIEGGTIFNKKVDVDTLAKASEVHKMEKNGKGSKEKHEKVERVRVKDNAFVGRSVNIDLVDDTALFDVVPFYKKGKDHPKRPGTDKDAPRKHKKVAGEKPIEKGNASSKVSDFRNWGDLNGKQSRIMYSRKQMESMRYAHIADQKKLWSDMYAKLLPELATEYEGLVYLKNYKSSKSNPRESGISILGTEEDSVEKETEDNDDYNSILRPAFAVDGEPDFESGPPEDGLEYLRRVRWEAKRIPNVKVADLIDGSKYIQKEQSVYMPQIPEISKCPEHLLPVKEWEDLLLSDFSHLRLALLQTDNICEDEVMSPSESLDEVLMEIFKKRLHTDTDESLGEVVSEIEGMDSVTRVSKLRKQICLVEKESGLKSSDCKWVLALCASVDTPLDADTCACLRALVRKCASLRALEVVDEQVITMANMLITIAGKYFGQME